The Neodiprion pinetum isolate iyNeoPine1 chromosome 5, iyNeoPine1.2, whole genome shotgun sequence genome segment caagcaacaaacaaaaaaaaaaattttaatctttgACCGCAATGCTAAAAGCCGTCGTTGAAcacacaacaaaaaaaaacaacaaaaacaaaaaaaaataattccgaaACCGCAGAAGacagtgaaaaacaaaaagaaattcgaaatcaaaaataataacaaaagaaaataaaatatgacacAATCAAGAGATAGGCGATAATGGCAGGCGATTTTATTCCTATTACTAGAAATGTAAGGTGTGAATATACACGGGGTACTTTTTCGTCACCCGGTATATTCGTTAAATCGTAGCCTGAGTCGTAAATCGCAACCTTTCGATGTTATTCGCCACCCtttgtattcaattttatttcctcgCTACGTATTTACACCTGTCCCGCTGTGCTCCAAACGTCAACACGCTTGACCGAAGTGTCTCGCGACCTCTCTCCCCCGAATTCTCCGAACGCTGTTGTTTGGTTCCGCGCGCGCTAACCGTTGCTAAGTCGAAATTTCCGAAACGCGCAACGCTACTATCTTTCTCGGAAATTTCCAGCGGAAATTTCGCGaaggccccacgttgggcgccaatttgtgacgtggatttttctgcacctcggttactcggagcaaataaccgggaacttaccgcgtgcacaataatttggcgtccacgatgtaccctggatccaaaacaatatcgcgaaatttgttgggcgcctggcgtggtcaacacgcctcgaaatcggtcatacgatataccgcgaccatatgctcggtagctcagtaccgcggagaggggaggggtgatTTTCGGGTAGAGAGAATTGCAACACCAGTAAGCCAACACGTGCTGTGGCCAAATTACTATAACATTacgatgatatatttttcatcagagataatacaaaaacaaaaagaaataaaaataataaaagaagtcAAAAGAATGATAATACGACCACGCAAGTCGtctttcgcgattccaaacACAATGTTACTATTATCTAAACTAAATAAGAAAGGTAGAAATactccaaataaaaataaaaatagaaaaataataacaacaaaaaaaaaggtgaataaatctaagagacctctacggcctacgtgcgctagtcgccgtcttaacaATATCCTACTTcctaaaaaccaaaaacaaaatcgggctcgacgcgctgcccgcgaacgtcctctacacaatggcgctgatcgccaacttaatactaactgataatacaaacaaaaaaaaagaaagaaacaaaaagaatatcaaataactaaaaagaatattaaataactaaagtgatgcgaggctcgtcgcgacacCCGCGATCCTCCTCTCAAAACGCATACGCTTATcagcacgcacccgagcttcacttcctcggcgacggcgggtcgcagtcgcgaattcgaatgctccccgtgatTGCTCGCGACCTGTACGATAATCGAAGCTGTGCCGGATGACGTGAattgaccccgtgtaacggacttcGGTCACACTCAAGCTCGAGACAATAACGTCTCGAGTCAACCCGTGGCTCGACTTGATTTTCTGGATCCCCCGAAATTAACGTTACTCtcttacgcgcaactcaggctacggtcaccaagcaaaagaatcggcaaacgaatttcgagtacttttcgacacgcaaactaacaaaagaaaacggcTACCCTTTTTCGGATCAGCCTTGATTCAATTaccctcgaaattcgatcgcgagaatgttaacaacgcttaccgctccacatccacgcGACGAAGGGTCCAACTCCCTCGTGACGATGGCTGTCCATCATTCCTCGCGATCACCACTTCTATACAATAACGCAAACCCAAAGAAAAGCCTGACCTAACGCAACTTCGCCACGTGACTACTGTCTTAGTTGGTCGCCAGAACTCGAGTGATCTAggatggtcgcaacgccgatctcgtcgcgcgaatttttcgtgacgtcatcaccctaagaatgcgcaacaatcgatcggtcatcgattttggggattgcgcaacttgccgcgcacctgtcgtctctacgcggcgcagaacttaaggctagatcgcgatgtcgtctcccgcgcagctctacgtagtcctggggttgggcggggtggtgctccctcgtcgctagctggtacctcgcggttgccttggttgggcgtaagcggggtgagcggggaggctgcggcgcgccggccgccagcgggaatcgcgtccgccttggattccctcgctgcagggatctgcgttgcctccccctccgcagcctcggtgtccttcccgcaAGATCGTCGTgatttcgccttgcctcgaaagatgttcggTATTGGAGTTGGTCActggagggtagccggtgcactcgaaaaaaaattaaaaacaaaagcctgaaatatctgggtcgcaatgctctatttcgtccctgtcgaagctcgggtgcgtgactccagttctggcgctctctgatattattccgcgactcgattttctagacCCTTATCccgggatctcgcccagggttcagggagtctcttgtaacgggcaggcctaaccgaacttccacgttacaatacataaTTTATATGTTAATTAAAAGCTAATGAGTCTTAGATTTCATTTCTATATGCATTTATGCTtttttatgataataatattttatatttgagTGTCTCATAATACCTACACTTACAAACTTGAACGTACCGGTGTATGAGACACTTTAGTCAGTGTATCTAGTAATACGGACATGTGCGTGTTCGTTTGTCCCGATTAGATGAGAcaacgtatatttataaagttttatattattaatgaGTGATATTAATTGTTAAAATATAACATTTGTATTGTATAGAGAATTGGCTTTTAGtacattattaaatattttcatataagTAAGTATTTTAAGTTAAATAACATAAACTTATAAACCTAAcctaaaattgtgaaattaagTATTGACtttacgagaaaatttttttattttttcaattaaatattttaatttagtttataatatttaactgtatattttatcaattcgTTAAATGTTTCAGATTGTATACCACCAGTAAATAACagacaaattaaaataataatctgaGGTCATGGGAAATAAACAGAGATCCaaggggataaaaaaaaatcactcaaaatcaaacaaaacaAAAGTGTTGTGCTCAAATTCGGATAAAAAACCTATGAAAACAAAACttagaagaaataaatatgatccatcaaatattgaaaaagctCTACAAGCAATAAAAGATACAGGATTATCTATACGAATGGCAGCTGCTGCTTATGGAGTACCTGTAGCCACGCtggctagaaaaaaaaatgttggccctgagaaagcaaaaaataaaacaggtCCAGATACAGTTTTATCACCGAATGAAGAGGATAATATTGTTCAGTGGGTGCTGTACAGAGCATCAATGGGAGCTCCTGTGACTAAAACTGAACTATTGGATTGTGTACAAAGATATGTACAAACTATGGAAATCAAAACTCCGTTTACGGATAACCGTCCCAGTCGTCACTGGTATGAAGGTTTCCGAAAACGCCATCCTGAGTTATCCATTAGGAAACCCCAACATTTGAGTACTAGTAGGGCAGCTGTTAATCGTGAAGAATTGCAAGAGTGGTTCAAGGATTCTGGGAAATATttagaaagtaaaaatttattgaatattcCTGCCTCTAGAATCTTTAACTGCGATGAAAGTAGTATACTTCTGTGTCCTGACGCCGAAAGCGTGTTAGCTGAAAAAGGATCTCGTGCAGTTTACAAAATAGTTGATGGTGGCAAAGAATCATTGACTGTTTTATTCACGTACAGAGCAGATAGAACTCGTGCTCCTCCAATGCTTATGTACTCTTATAAGAAAAGTATACCTAAGAAAATAGTGGAAAATACTCCAACAGGATGGGGTCTTGGAGTATCGGACAGTGGCTGGATGACAACGGAGACCTTCTATGAATATATTACCAACGTGTTTTATCCTTGGttacttgaagaaaaaaccgaATTTCCAGTTATTTTGTACATGGATAATCATTCTTCACACCTAAATTTACCCTTGGTAACTTTTTgtagagaaaaacaaatagaaTTGGTAATGTTACCTCCCAATTCCACCCATATTATGCAGCCATtggatatttcatttttccatccATTTAAAGAGACATGGAAAAAATGTGTACCGAAATGGAAAAACGAACATGGTGTtggacaaattaaaaaagaagattTTCCTCAAGTACTCAAGTTCACGTTGGACAGtatgaagaatgaaaaaagtgtaGTCGTTAGTGGATTCAAAGGAGCTGGACTTTATCCATTTGACTCTAATGCAGTAGACTACGATATTTTacagaagaataaaaaatccaaaaaaactGTTGATCGGCTGGATAACAATAGTGCAGatagaaacgaagaaaatcaacagtttttgttaagttttgaaaaaaatttaccgaaagATATGCTTTCTGAATTTAAAGAAGCTGCAAAGTGTGGATCATGGAGCGGAGATCTAGAGAAGAAAGCATTATTCGATTACTGgttcaaaatttctaattattccACGGGTatttaaaataacaattacGTCATTTTAATTTACAATCACTGAcctaattacaattcatatttacaattttttcttcaaatttttttagaaattttttatatacaattttttttataatttttttatatacaattttttttataaatttttatatactaTTTCTCATTATGATTTTTAGAATGCGCTATatacaaaatgtaattttaaaacaatagaattttttacattaatttattataatttatactattaatcatttttttcagttaattcgtttaattaattcagtatatttttttttaatacatacttacacatttttaaaaataggtGTTACTACAAAACAGAACCCAGTAATCAAGagtattgaaatttataatgatCATCATAATCAagacaatttaaaaaacgaCTTAAACACTAATAAACCTTATTTATCAAATGATATTGTTTCAAACACTAATTCTTCTACTGATTTTCTCTATACGATTGATCAAGAACTACCTAATTTGAATGTTGAAACAATCAATTcgttaaataataacaaagtaTTGGAATCTATCATTATTAACGACAATGATTCTAGTGTGATTAACTTTGAAGAAACTAGTACTACTgatgatggaaaaattttagagtTTATATTAAAATCTGGTCAAGTTAATAATGAAGAACAACCAACTGATAACGACAATGTAATACAATCTACTCTTTCAAACTTAAATGAACACAACTTTATTGAATTAGCAATTCCTGTTGTTTATGACAACTCGATTGTACCTGTACAGCATGGAGAGATTACAACAGAACTCACGATTACTCATCTCAAAGATCCggtaattaatgaaaatcatCAAGTCGGTACGTGAATATCatacttattatttttatgtttaataaatttatattattaatgtaATTGTTTTCTTAGAACTCGAGAAGGAAAATTTAAATGGTGTTTCTCAAAAAACTGGCGTACATCATTCTATTGATGAGACTACATTAACAGCTATTGATAAAGGTAACATAGAATAATTACTTATgaactatttttgaaaataattgacaaaattaaGAGAAACTCTTATTTTTAGATAAGTCACCGAAGAGACCATTTAAGGAAATATTTACTTTACCGGTGGAttatttaccaaaaaaaaaaagaattaaacttgaaaaatcagGCAAGTCAAAGCTACCATCTGTGGGAACCTCCGATGAATGGTACCAGCAACAattggaaaaggaaaaaatgaaaaaaatgaaagaagaaaaacaaaaacataaaaaaaaattgcaagaagaaaaaaaaaaactaatggCTCAAGTtaaagaattacaaaaaaaaatcaaagaagaaaaataaatttatttatataatttgtgTTGATTAGTCGtttaatttctgaaaaatctattatttgttgtttaaaatctgaaataatttcttattttataattataatgatctcaaattaataaatacataaaatatattcgatcttttttatttcttaagtGTCTCAAAAATAGGGACCTGTGTCATGAGACACTGGGGACATGTGTCTTTAAACTGTCTCATAAATAGGGTCATAGAGGTTGCCTCCAAAAAaagcttatttttattaattttgaacttaaaatttattattaacaagGAATATTGGctaaataatcataaaattaaCAGAtaacacaataataattgtgtttttcattcaaatatattttatattaccgAGAATGTTCGACCTACCTCGAAAAGTGTCTCATAATGGGGACT includes the following:
- the LOC124220086 gene encoding tigger transposable element-derived protein 1-like, with amino-acid sequence MAAAAYGVPVATLARKKNVGPEKAKNKTGPDTVLSPNEEDNIVQWVLYRASMGAPVTKTELLDCVQRYVQTMEIKTPFTDNRPSRHWYEGFRKRHPELSIRKPQHLSTSRAAVNREELQEWFKDSGKYLESKNLLNIPASRIFNCDESSILLCPDAESVLAEKGSRAVYKIVDGGKESLTVLFTYRADRTRAPPMLMYSYKKSIPKKIVENTPTGWGLGVSDSGWMTTETFYEYITNVFYPWLLEEKTEFPVILYMDNHSSHLNLPLVTFCREKQIELVMLPPNSTHIMQPLDISFFHPFKETWKKCVPKWKNEHGVGQIKKEDFPQVLKFTLDSMKNEKSVVVSGFKGAGLYPFDSNAVDYDILQKNKKSKKTVDRLDNNSADRNEENQQFLLSFEKNLPKDMLSEFKEAAKCGSWSGDLEKKALFDYWFKISNYSTGI